TCAATACTTTCGTATCCACCACAATTATATATAATAGGTAGATTCAACCCTCTTTCTTTTGCTACTAAAATAGATTCGGCTATTTTTGGGATGTAATGGGTTGGTGTAACAAGGTTGATGTTGTGTGCCTTTTTATTTTGTAGAATAAAGAATAGATCTACAAGCTGATCTCTAGAGTATGTTTCACCGGTACTATTTTGGCTAATAGTATAATTTTGACAATATATGCAGTGCATATTACAGGATGAAAAAAATATTGTGCCACTTCCACTTACACCGCTTATTAAGGATTCTTCGCCAAAATGCAAGTTGTAACTGTATATTTTTGGCGTTGAATAAGATTTGCAATTACCACTATTAAATTTAAGTCTATTTATATTACATTTGTGAGGGCAAATATCACAGTTTTTCAACCTTTCATTTAGAATATTTACTGCATCAA
The sequence above is a segment of the Deferribacterota bacterium genome. Coding sequences within it:
- a CDS encoding radical SAM protein; this encodes MKAVDAVNILNERLKNCDICPHKCNINRLKFNSGNCKSYSTPKIYSYNLHFGEESLISGVSGSGTIFFSSCNMHCIYCQNYTISQNSTGETYSRDQLVDLFFILQNKKAHNINLVTPTHYIPKIAESILVAKERGLNLPIIYNCGGYESIDTIKLLEGLIDIYLPDFKYSDDSLALHLSKAKNYPFYAATSIKEMYRQVGKPYIVNGIIKKGLLIRHLILPNYIDNSIGVLYLLKDMIDPKDVYLNLMDQYYPAYKAFNIKNLRRTISQEEYNYLIKKASSLGFNLLK